A portion of the Desulfomonilia bacterium genome contains these proteins:
- a CDS encoding PAS domain S-box protein, with translation MNNLETKELVILRKVNQAISYAPDVEAVAGAILDIVIEEANAENASIMMPSRDGKFLEIRAAKGNLDETSRYSEEPLGLNIRIGEGIAGKVAQTLEPVILSDIMSNPMVEASEMKVKVSSLMSLPMIYGKNELVGVLNISHSKKAIFTRQDLSLMNIILAPAALALRNARLMREVDDINTLLRDELSMTDHAVSEFRKQAISMFGYISIGVITCDSDGKIVMINRKAYELTGLAQGDNIAEVVGKETQHEIRPSMKSFSIDKKYKGRILNFEFSPLPVKPRWQVIASIRDVTLDRFREKDIKRIDQYKDLIENAIDAMYVLKDGRFILTNKKFQEITGYSAEELFNRHYRHFITREAVTGITRTLRGVSPNGFIPNLEILTNGKDGKQLTLEISVGRLNMDGEDCFVGMVRDITSKKELLALKTKFLHVASHEIRVPLTVLKGYVRMLSKDMTGAPLSVSQQECIDEIEKHCEKLINFTNTLLDFARINSGKLTLNRQQVDLFDLTRHVVNDMQIKANEKGVSIVLEADELIQCAYVDPLRIEQALTNLIDNAIKHSDENGLVKVKLVQTKGSQDLNKILRQETAEVSVIDSGPGVKAEEARELFNEFFVGISGNSRRGIGLGLAITKEIIHAHGGMIEAKPSDEGGVFVITIPLNTCND, from the coding sequence ATGAACAATCTGGAAACAAAAGAACTGGTCATACTTAGAAAAGTAAACCAGGCCATATCCTATGCCCCTGATGTTGAAGCTGTTGCCGGGGCTATCCTTGATATCGTCATTGAAGAGGCCAATGCTGAAAATGCATCAATCATGATGCCTTCGCGCGACGGCAAATTTCTTGAAATCAGGGCGGCGAAGGGAAATCTGGATGAAACAAGCAGATACTCCGAAGAACCCCTGGGTCTTAACATCAGGATAGGGGAGGGTATAGCCGGCAAGGTTGCGCAAACACTGGAGCCCGTTATTCTCAGCGACATAATGTCCAATCCCATGGTGGAAGCCAGTGAAATGAAGGTCAAGGTAAGTTCATTGATGAGCCTTCCGATGATATACGGGAAAAATGAGCTTGTCGGCGTCCTCAATATAAGCCACTCAAAAAAGGCCATATTCACCAGACAGGACCTTTCCCTCATGAATATAATCCTTGCCCCTGCGGCCCTTGCACTCAGAAATGCAAGGCTCATGCGTGAGGTGGATGACATCAATACGCTGTTGAGGGATGAACTTTCAATGACCGATCATGCAGTATCCGAATTCAGGAAACAGGCAATAAGCATGTTCGGGTATATATCTATCGGCGTCATCACATGCGATTCCGACGGTAAAATTGTCATGATCAACCGCAAGGCATATGAACTCACAGGACTTGCGCAGGGGGATAATATTGCCGAGGTCGTCGGAAAGGAAACGCAGCATGAGATCAGGCCAAGCATGAAATCGTTTTCAATCGATAAAAAATACAAGGGAAGGATCCTCAATTTCGAGTTCTCACCGCTGCCGGTAAAACCCCGATGGCAGGTGATAGCAAGCATTCGTGATGTCACCCTTGACCGTTTCAGGGAAAAGGACATCAAAAGAATTGACCAGTATAAGGATCTCATCGAAAATGCCATAGACGCCATGTATGTCCTGAAAGACGGCAGGTTCATCCTTACCAATAAAAAATTTCAGGAAATTACTGGCTACAGTGCTGAAGAGCTTTTTAACAGACATTACAGACATTTCATTACAAGAGAGGCTGTGACGGGTATCACAAGGACATTGCGGGGCGTCAGTCCGAACGGGTTTATCCCTAATCTCGAGATACTTACAAACGGAAAGGACGGCAAACAGCTGACCCTCGAGATAAGCGTAGGCAGGCTGAACATGGACGGAGAGGACTGCTTCGTGGGCATGGTGAGGGATATAACCAGCAAAAAGGAACTGCTTGCGTTAAAGACAAAATTCCTTCATGTGGCTTCCCATGAAATAAGGGTCCCCCTTACAGTGCTCAAAGGCTATGTGAGGATGCTTTCAAAAGATATGACAGGCGCCCCCTTGAGCGTTTCGCAGCAGGAGTGCATTGACGAGATCGAAAAGCACTGCGAAAAATTAATAAATTTTACAAATACCCTTCTTGATTTCGCCCGCATAAATTCAGGCAAACTGACTTTAAACAGGCAGCAGGTGGATTTATTTGACCTTACTAGGCATGTCGTGAATGACATGCAGATCAAGGCGAACGAGAAAGGGGTATCAATAGTCCTGGAAGCGGATGAATTGATTCAATGTGCCTATGTCGACCCGCTTCGCATCGAACAGGCTCTGACCAACCTTATAGACAATGCCATCAAGCATTCGGATGAAAACGGTCTTGTGAAGGTTAAGCTCGTGCAGACAAAAGGGAGCCAGGATTTGAATAAAATCCTGAGACAGGAGACGGCAGAGGTGTCTGTTATCGATTCAGGCCCGGGTGTGAAGGCTGAAGAGGCCAGAGAACTTTTCAATGAATTTTTTGTCGGCATAAGCGGAAACTCAAGGCGCGGGATAGGACTGGGGCTTGCGATAACCAAAGAGATAATCCATGCACATGGTGGGATGATTGAGGCTAAACCATCCGATGAAGGCGGCGTTTTTGTGATAACAATCCCCTTGAACACCTGTAATGATTAA
- the ffh gene encoding signal recognition particle protein, which yields MLELISSGFKKAQEILQGKTTLQESNIDDAIKEIRISMLEADVEFHIVRNFLDTVKDKTIGEIVQTRVTHAGKKLKVTPDQHFIKICYDELASLMGPVDTSLNLKTKPVSSIMMVGLQGSGKTTTTAKIARHLEKQGRKPMLVAADIYRPAAIEQLKVLGGRLNMPVFHAPGKTPPDICRDSMEAARFKGCDVVLFDTAGRTVVDDTLMRELEDIKSYTNPDDILLVVDAMIGQDSVNVASEFDRRLGISGFILTKLDGDARGGAAISIKQVTGKPIKFLGMGESLDRLEEFRPEGLASRILGFGDVVGLVKDFEQVVDEKKAEEDAMKMLKGDFTFDDFLRQLKMIKKMGSLADILDKLPLGQLGVPQGLKVDDRELVRVEAMINSMTKQERQYPDVLNESRLNRIAKGSGQPAEQVTGLVGRFKMMRNMMRSLGQGNKKGLAKMGLGGMANMFMDQMPDQAPKRVLVNLKADEQKRRDKRKLAKKARKRNH from the coding sequence ATGCTTGAACTTATATCCAGCGGTTTTAAAAAGGCTCAGGAAATCCTGCAGGGCAAGACTACACTGCAGGAAAGCAATATTGACGATGCAATAAAAGAGATACGCATATCAATGCTCGAAGCGGATGTCGAATTTCATATCGTAAGGAATTTCCTTGATACGGTCAAGGACAAGACGATCGGAGAGATTGTCCAGACAAGGGTAACTCATGCCGGAAAGAAATTAAAGGTAACTCCTGACCAGCATTTCATAAAGATTTGCTATGACGAACTGGCGTCGCTCATGGGACCTGTCGATACGAGTCTCAACCTTAAAACCAAACCCGTATCCTCGATAATGATGGTAGGCCTTCAGGGAAGCGGTAAGACGACCACCACTGCAAAAATTGCCAGGCATCTTGAGAAGCAGGGTAGAAAACCCATGCTGGTAGCGGCCGATATCTATCGTCCGGCGGCTATCGAACAGCTTAAAGTGCTCGGAGGAAGGCTTAACATGCCGGTTTTCCATGCACCGGGCAAAACACCTCCCGACATATGCAGGGATTCCATGGAAGCCGCCAGATTCAAGGGCTGCGATGTTGTGCTTTTCGATACGGCCGGACGTACGGTTGTCGATGATACCCTCATGAGAGAGCTTGAAGATATAAAATCATATACCAATCCTGACGATATCCTGCTCGTAGTCGATGCGATGATCGGACAGGATTCGGTAAATGTTGCCAGCGAATTCGACCGCAGACTTGGAATATCGGGCTTTATCCTGACCAAGCTTGATGGCGATGCCAGAGGCGGTGCGGCAATATCCATAAAGCAGGTTACGGGAAAGCCGATAAAATTCCTCGGAATGGGAGAATCCCTGGACAGGCTCGAGGAGTTCAGACCGGAAGGGCTTGCTTCAAGGATTCTCGGTTTCGGTGATGTGGTAGGCCTTGTCAAGGATTTCGAACAGGTCGTCGATGAGAAGAAGGCTGAAGAAGATGCAATGAAAATGCTCAAGGGGGACTTCACGTTTGACGACTTCCTGAGACAGCTCAAAATGATAAAGAAAATGGGGTCTCTGGCCGACATATTAGATAAGCTTCCACTGGGACAGCTTGGAGTTCCGCAGGGTCTGAAAGTGGATGACAGGGAACTTGTCAGGGTAGAGGCAATGATCAACTCCATGACAAAACAGGAAAGACAATATCCTGATGTACTTAATGAAAGCAGATTAAACAGGATTGCAAAAGGAAGCGGCCAGCCGGCAGAGCAGGTAACGGGGCTTGTCGGCAGGTTCAAGATGATGCGCAACATGATGCGAAGCCTCGGCCAGGGCAACAAGAAGGGCCTCGCAAAAATGGGGCTTGGAGGAATGGCCAACATGTTCATGGATCAGATGCCTGATCAGGCCCCCAAGAGGGTTCTGGTAAATTTGAAGGCGGATGAGCAGAAGAGAAGGGATAAGAGAAAACTGGCCAAAAAAGCAAGAAAGCGTAATCATTAA